The Gymnodinialimonas sp. 57CJ19 genome includes a window with the following:
- the xdhA gene encoding xanthine dehydrogenase small subunit, translated as MTTRFLLNGEPCAVESSPTRTLLDWLREDARLTGTKEGCNEGDCGACTVMVTEADGTSRALNACILFLPQLEGRAVRTVEGIAGPDGTLHPVQQAMVDLHGSQCGFCTPGFITSMATAHKNGATDHEDQLAGNLCRCTGYAPILRACQAAASAPVPDHLNADASALASPPFLVPEISQGESAGRGTASPRPAPAGPTKTPFQPTSSDELAGWYVDHPNATLVAGATDVGLWVTKQHRDLGQMAFLNQCADLKGITTGPDTIRFGAMTSVTDVLATMKTHHKSFAEMLRRYGSVQVRNAATIGGNIANGSPIGDSPPALIALGATLHLRRGDMRRDLPLEDFFIDYGKQDRAAGEFVEAVSIPVQPDTLRVYKLSKRFDQDISAVCGAFNLTVMDGAVTAARIAFGGMAGTPKRATAVEQALLGQTATEETAFAALEAFAQDFAPLTDMRASSDYRMNSAQNMLVRYMAEMSGRNVSVLEVRP; from the coding sequence ATGACGACCCGGTTCCTTTTAAACGGAGAACCCTGCGCGGTGGAATCATCCCCCACACGCACATTGCTGGATTGGCTGCGCGAAGACGCGCGGCTGACTGGCACCAAGGAAGGCTGCAACGAAGGCGACTGCGGCGCCTGTACCGTTATGGTGACAGAGGCTGACGGCACCTCCCGTGCGCTCAACGCCTGCATCTTGTTTCTACCCCAGCTCGAAGGACGCGCCGTGCGTACCGTCGAAGGCATCGCCGGCCCCGATGGCACGTTGCATCCTGTGCAACAGGCGATGGTGGATCTCCACGGCAGCCAATGCGGCTTCTGTACACCGGGCTTCATCACCTCGATGGCCACGGCTCATAAGAACGGCGCCACGGATCACGAGGATCAATTGGCCGGCAACCTCTGCCGCTGCACGGGATACGCCCCAATCCTCCGTGCCTGCCAGGCCGCAGCCTCTGCCCCCGTCCCTGACCACCTGAACGCCGACGCCTCGGCCCTCGCCTCTCCCCCATTCCTCGTTCCTGAAATATCCCAGGGGGAGTCCGCAGGACGGGGGACAGCGTCCCCCCGCCCCGCTCCGGCGGGGCCAACAAAGACCCCCTTTCAGCCCACATCATCCGATGAACTCGCCGGATGGTACGTCGACCACCCGAACGCCACACTTGTCGCTGGGGCCACTGATGTAGGCCTTTGGGTGACCAAACAACACCGCGACCTCGGCCAGATGGCGTTCCTCAACCAATGCGCCGACCTCAAGGGCATCACCACCGGCCCAGATACCATCCGCTTCGGTGCCATGACCTCCGTGACCGATGTGCTAGCCACCATGAAAACGCACCACAAGAGCTTTGCCGAAATGCTCAGGCGCTATGGCTCGGTTCAAGTGCGCAATGCCGCCACAATCGGCGGCAACATCGCCAACGGCTCACCCATCGGTGACAGCCCCCCCGCGTTGATCGCCCTTGGCGCGACCCTGCATCTGCGCCGGGGCGATATGCGGCGCGACCTTCCCTTGGAGGATTTCTTCATCGACTACGGCAAACAGGACCGGGCTGCAGGCGAGTTTGTGGAGGCAGTTTCCATTCCCGTGCAGCCCGACACCCTGCGTGTCTACAAATTGTCCAAGCGCTTTGACCAAGACATCTCCGCCGTCTGCGGTGCGTTCAACCTGACTGTTATGGACGGCGCGGTCACCGCGGCCCGGATCGCCTTTGGGGGGATGGCGGGCACGCCAAAGCGGGCGACAGCGGTGGAACAGGCGTTGCTTGGCCAGACTGCAACCGAAGAGACCGCATTTGCAGCGCTTGAAGCCTTCGCACAGGATTTCGCGCCGTTGACCGATATGAGGGCCTCGTCCGATTACCGCATGAACTCGGCGCAAAATATGCTGGTGCGTTATATGGCGGAAATGTCAGGCCGAAACGTCAGTGTGTTGGAGGTACGGCCATGA
- a CDS encoding metalloregulator ArsR/SmtB family transcription factor has product MANNLDHLFTALSDPTRRAVIAQLGGGEAPVSALAQPHDMALPSFLKHLAQLERAGLVTSRKVGRTRICTLHPEALSTAQSWLDQQRAVWEGKLDRLDALLSKDTP; this is encoded by the coding sequence ATGGCTAACAATCTGGATCACCTCTTCACCGCCCTCTCCGACCCCACCCGCCGCGCTGTTATCGCGCAATTGGGCGGTGGCGAGGCCCCTGTCTCGGCATTGGCCCAACCACACGACATGGCGCTGCCCAGCTTTCTCAAGCACCTGGCGCAGTTGGAACGGGCGGGGCTTGTGACCTCTCGTAAAGTTGGGCGCACCCGCATCTGCACGCTGCACCCCGAAGCCCTGAGCACGGCGCAAAGCTGGCTCGACCAGCAACGCGCGGTTTGGGAGGGCAAGTTGGACCGCCTCGATGCATTACTCAGCAAGGACACCCCATGA